From a single Anaerolineales bacterium genomic region:
- a CDS encoding oligosaccharide flippase family protein, which produces MSLLSKFKNDPLFLKILRSSGSLFSNNTLALGLSVLQGVMATRLLGPAGFGLIGVVMAFASTVNSLFSFRMSELVVRYGGEYLERDEKYKAAAVIKAASITEGLVSLIAFLVVVFTAHLAEAHLAKTEHVAWMFTVFALGLLANFNTETSTGVLQITDRIKLQGTINLAQAVLTTLIIAGAFFFNGSITIVLVAYLVGKSIIGLGLFTAAQIQLHKRLGNGWWRAPFSALTDTRELIRFAFSSNISATIIKLFRESELIWVGFFLDTTAVGYYRVAYTIVHFLAIPADPLIATTFPEINRFAVEKAWNKLKSFLKRITAFSFAYNLALGAGLILFGQLAIRIYSGADYLAAYPALVALTIGLVFNYMLFWNRPLLLSLGLPEFPIYATLAAGIIKLALSFWLVPRYGIVAAGALLSFYYIASVGAMVWRGLHKIKQNEDRAHH; this is translated from the coding sequence ATGTCCTTATTATCCAAATTCAAGAACGATCCCCTTTTTCTGAAAATCCTGCGCTCCAGCGGATCGTTATTCAGCAACAACACCCTCGCACTGGGCTTGAGCGTCCTTCAAGGGGTGATGGCAACACGCCTGCTCGGACCTGCGGGCTTCGGTCTGATCGGCGTGGTGATGGCGTTTGCTTCGACAGTCAACAGCCTGTTCTCGTTCCGTATGAGCGAGTTGGTCGTCCGTTACGGCGGGGAATATCTCGAACGGGACGAAAAATACAAAGCCGCCGCCGTCATCAAAGCCGCAAGTATCACCGAAGGTCTCGTTTCGCTGATCGCGTTTCTTGTGGTCGTGTTCACCGCGCATCTGGCGGAAGCGCATCTCGCCAAAACGGAACATGTTGCATGGATGTTCACGGTCTTTGCGCTCGGCTTGCTGGCGAATTTCAACACGGAAACGTCCACAGGCGTTTTGCAGATCACAGACCGTATCAAACTGCAGGGGACGATCAATCTCGCGCAAGCCGTCCTGACCACGCTCATCATCGCGGGCGCGTTCTTTTTTAATGGCAGTATCACGATTGTTTTAGTTGCATATTTGGTTGGAAAATCCATCATTGGCTTGGGATTGTTCACCGCTGCGCAAATCCAACTTCACAAAAGACTCGGCAACGGCTGGTGGCGCGCGCCGTTCTCCGCGTTGACTGACACCCGCGAACTTATCCGTTTTGCGTTCAGTTCCAACATCAGCGCGACCATCATCAAACTCTTCCGCGAGAGCGAATTGATTTGGGTCGGCTTTTTTCTCGACACCACCGCTGTCGGATATTATCGCGTGGCGTACACCATCGTCCATTTTCTTGCCATCCCCGCTGACCCGCTGATCGCCACGACCTTCCCTGAGATCAATCGCTTCGCCGTCGAAAAAGCGTGGAACAAACTCAAGAGTTTCCTCAAGCGAATTACTGCATTTTCGTTCGCATATAATCTAGCGCTTGGCGCGGGCTTGATCCTGTTTGGTCAACTCGCCATCCGCATCTACTCGGGCGCGGACTATCTCGCCGCCTACCCTGCGCTCGTTGCGCTCACCATCGGTCTCGTTTTCAATTACATGCTGTTTTGGAATCGTCCGCTCCTGCTTTCGCTCGGTTTGCCCGAGTTTCCCATCTATGCCACGCTTGCGGCGGGTATCATCAAACTTGCGCTTTCGTTCTGGCTCGTTCCGCGTTACGGCATCGTCGCGGCGGGCGCACTGCTTTCGTTCTATTACATTGCTTCCGTCGGCGCGATGGTCTGGCGCGGACTGCACAAGATAAAACAAAATGAAGATCGCGCTCATCACTAA